The following is a genomic window from Colletotrichum lupini chromosome 5, complete sequence.
gttgttgctgctgctgttgtgcGTAAAGACTCTGGTGCGCTGCGGCGAGGATGTGCTGGTGTAGACGGGCTGTAGTTGGCGATGGAGGCGATGAACCGTTTGGTGTGCTATTCAGAGACAGATAGTCGAGGTTCTGCTTGGAGGACGTGCGGATGCGGCTGGCGATTTGTGACATGGACAGACGCTGGTCTCGCCGTGCGGGGACgtcttgctgctgctgttgtaaATTGTCAAACGACGGCTTCGAACGGGACCGGTAGAGCTCTGGGCGGTTCTGGATGCTCGGCATGGTCATCCGGCGCATCTTCTCCTGCTGCTGGATCAAGTCACTCTCGCTAGCAGCGGCGCTCGGAAGACGACCCAAAGTCCGTTGAGGCGACTTCTTCTTGACCGCTGGCGCAGGCGGCGAAGCCCTTTGCGGTGCGGGCATGGACGCGGATGCTTCCGGAGGCTCTTGTGGCGGAGTGGGCAGGTTCTGCTCATCAAGTCGAATGAGGAGGCCTGCCACACGCTTGAGATCGAAGGATCCGGGCGCCTTGGCCTTTGTGAGAATGTGGAGGACGCTGTTGACGAGACGCTCGACGTCCTTTAGCATCTTGCTTTCGGGCTTGAGCTCGAAGCTCTGGTACATGAGGGTCATGCCGCAGAGAACGAGAGTATCCGTCTTGTTGAGGCAGAAGGAGAAGGTCATGCTGCGCTCCTCGAGCAGCTGGACGATTTGAACAACGTGCTTGCTGGACTCGCCAATGGAGATCAAAGCAGGCGCGGCCTTGCGACCGAGCGAGGAGCCAACGGCAGGGCGGTAGATGAGGATCTTAGTGTAGTAGTAGGCGAGAGCAAGCAATGGCGACCGGCTTCCGGTGACATCGGTCGAAGGCTTATCTTGCTTGAAGGTAAGCTTGAGATGCGTCGGGAGTGACTCGTTCCATTCGTCGAGCTCAGCCTCCATAGCAGACATTGACTGCAGCGACAGCTCGTGTGAAGTGGCGGCGGGGTAATTCTTCTCCATCACCTTGGCTAGGATTCGGCAACAGCGGAAGAGGGCGAGCGCGCTCGACAAGCGGGTGTATTCGCCAGGGAGCGTCGGCTGGAAGCCCTTCTCTGTGACGTACTCGTCGTCTGTGTCTGAAGGATACTCAGTGTGGATCTCATCCTCCTTGAGCAGTTTCGGCAGTCCAAGAATGGCACCAGAGAAGCTGCAGCCGTTAGTCCATGTTCCAACTTCATTCTGAGATAATAATACTCACCAATCCAATGTGTACAGAGTCCAGAACACCTTCTTACGGGTCTCAATTGTGAGCGCGCCGAAGGAGAAGCGTTTCTGGCTCTGATGGAGGCCGAGGCGATGGGACAAACCCACCGCAATGCCCTTGTAGTGCTGCAAGCGCTTGTAATCCGCTCTCACGATGCAGTACAAGAGAGCCAACTCAAGACATTGCAGGGTGACCATGGTGTTTTCCATAAGAACAGCCTCGACAGCTCGCTGCCATTGTTGCTCACACGCTGCGATCTGCTCGAGATCGGGCTGGTCGCTGCCTAATGCCGCGATGCCAAAGACGAGGTACAGCTGGGCGATTTTGTGGTTATTCTTGACCTTTTCCGGGTCTGATACGAACTCCTCATAGATGTGGAGGAATGTCGGCTTGTGCAAGACGGGGAATAAGGGAGCCCACTCTTGGAAGTAGACGTTGACGCAGCGATCTGAGAACAAACGCGGCGGCACTTTGAGTGACTGATCAGGCGTTTTTGGCGTCAAGGGATGGCACCCCTGGATATGCAGAAACGCTTCCGGGTTGAAATCTGAGCATGACTTGCCATTTTCTTGCATCTTGCGCTTGAAAGCCTCTGTGTTCCTTGTTAGCCAAAAAACTCGTTGGTCTATGTCTACATCGCTCGGACCGCCACTCCGGGAGGCGGGATGAACGGGTACGCGCATAAGAAGGGCGGTACGAACCGATAAAGGCACGGCCGCTGGAAGGGCCCATAAAGTATGAATCCGAGTTCTCGACGCCGAGTAATAACGGCGACGCCTGCACCCGGAAAGTATCTTCCTTGGCCGGCGCCCCAGCATCCTTTCTTCCATCTGATGTCGACGCGGGTGACTGCGCCGATGTCGCGACGGAAGGGCTGCGCATAGTCGTGTGGCTGTGGTTTCCGTGCATCCTCGACAGCATGTCAATCTTTTCGTCCTTCTCATCCAGCAAGTCCTTCAACTCCCTGACTTCGGTTTCCAGCTGGCGCACGCGCTCCTCGAGAGACTCTGTGTAGCCGCGGGGGAATGCGCGACGGCTCAGCTTGTCGCTTGTGCGGCACTCGAAGCCCACGTTGGAGCATTGCGAGCATGTCGGCCTGATTCCATCGCAACGGATCTTCTTGCTCCGGCACCGGTCGCAGGCCTGTGCTATGCGGCTTTGCGAGCTGGTGCCCACCTTGATCACCTTCATGGGTAATATTCCAGGCATGGTGGCGGTGTTTCCCTCTGTTTTCTACGTTTCGATGTTCCTTCCTGGTGATTTATCCGATGATGGGCAATTCAAGGCGGATATCTGGCGTTGACTAGATCAGCCTCAGAGGCTTCGGCGGTGACTTTTTCCTGTTCTCTAGATTCGTCGTTGGTGGGCTCGGTTGATTGATTTGGACGGGCGCGCGGTTGGTTGAATATTTGTATACAGATGAATCATGAGTCCTCCTCAAAGTGATGGGCGGGTGGTTTCGTAAATCGTCGTCTTCGTTGGGGGTTGTTGCAGGTAGTTGGTATCTTTAGTGACTAAGAAAGTAGGTCCACGAGAACACCGATCTTGCCAACTGAGATGGCAAAGATGACAGCAGAGACACGGAAAGGAGAGGAGTGGAGATTTGGTGTGTTCTACAACTCGGAAGCGGCGGGTGAGCAGTACCTATAATAGGTAGAATGAATTGTAAGGTCGAACAAGACGAAGAGCAATAGAGATGCTGGGTGGGAGGGCGGAGTCGGGGGTGTGTGTGAGGGAAAAAGGGAAAGAAGAAGTGGAAGATGGTCGTAGGGGAGAGGGAGACTGTGGGGTCTCTTAGTAGCAAAATGGACACAACGACTGGGAACGCTGGACGCAGGACACCACACCGAAAGGATTTGCTGCTAGGAACGCGGTACAAGATGAATCGTGGGGAGTTGGGGACGGTAAAGTACCTACCTGCCTGCCTTAGGTTAGGTACACTAGGCTACAAGTACAGTACCACCTACCTAGAACAAGACCCCGTGGACGATGTGCGGGGACCAGGGATGGACCAGGAGCCTAATGTAAGGTAGAAACAGCCTTCCGCTTCTTGACTGGAATGCACAGAATTGGTGAGCTCCTGCCTGCAGTCCCGTCAATTACTTACACTGAGCAGAGGTACCTTACTGCTCGGTTCTGGTGAGGTGCCGCTGTGGAGAGGAAAGTACCTGAGGAAACGGGAGGTTTTGGTGGGCCCCGGGCCGGCTCTCGCACTGGATAATCTGCCCTGCATCGCTGGCCAGTGCCTTGCTGTGTTGTGTAAGCGAGGAGCCCTTAAAGGTACAGAAATCTGGGGGAAGAGCTGCCCGGGGTCTGCCGGGCGGCCCTCGCGCCGGCGCTGGTGTTGGGAAAAGTTGGGGTGAGGTGGGAAACGATACAAATGCACGCTAACAAGAGTGAGGGGGAGCCAATCACCAACTGGCAATTGTATACCACCCAGCTCGCTAGACCGTAGACTCAAGTACGAGTACTTCGCTTCTGAGGTCTTCCAAAGTACATTTCCTGATATGGCCACTTGGTGAGGTGCTAGGTACCACCCAAGGCACCGGCCAGCACTCGATGACTGACAAGATCTAAGCTCTGGAAACAGGCGCCAGACAGAAAGGAAGCCAGAAGCAGAACAGAAGCACACCACTACACTTTTGCCCGCCACGATAAACGTGTCCATCAACGCCATGCGACGACGTGATGTGTGCCGGTCTGCTGTTGTGCCCGTAGCCTGACAGCGTCGCCAAAGCACAATGCCCCGCGCAAACACGCGCTGGCCTGTCCTGCCATTGTCCCGTGTCTCTAAAAAGCAGCGTCTCTCTCTTCATCTCGCCATTCAGCCCTTCAAAGCCAGCTCAGCGGACGCAGATATGGCACCACTCGAGTCCTTAGAAGCAGCAGACCACTTCCCCAACTTCAGCTATCCAGTCTCTAGGTAGACCATCCGGTCTCTCCAGAGGCCCCAAAAGTCAGCAGGCGCCTACGGCAACCTGACGAAAGGAAAAGCTCTAGACCATTTTGGACGCGGGGCGGATCCGCCCCCCCAGAGTTTCCGCTCCGTTGTCAGCCCAGTGTCATGCGCAAGCGTCTCCTGGCGAGTCGTCCATTCCATGCTTCATGCCGCTTCGCTCCAACCAACCCGACCAACCACTCCTTTCCGCCACCACCCATCTCGCCTTTTCTCCAGATTCTACCTTTCGTTCAGGGCAAGATTCGGGAACAAAGAGATACATAGACAAGCTTGCGAATTTGACGTTCGGCAAAAGTAGGAACAGCCCACTGGGCTCTGGGGAAAAGGAGGGAGGCACCTGGGGTCCGAACTGGGGCGCAGGCCACAGGAAACTGGGGGAGAAATCCGGGGCATGGCCCCCGGTGCCGTTACACTGGTTCCGGGGCTCCCCATTATCGCCATATACCCATATCGGATTGGATCAACCCCAGTCGATGATCGCTTCCTCGTTACTGGTGGCCCCAATGATTCGCCGCCTGGGACGAAAGCTGCTTGGCCCACGCCTGCCACGCAAACTGGACCAATTCTTCACCTCTGCAGCGCTCTTCAAGGCCTATCGAGTCTGAGCGTGCGCGGCAGTGATACCTAGTCGTCAATACTGGGCCCGACCTTGCGGTGAGCAGCCAATAAACACAGACGAGCCGCGACTAAACTACCGGATCTTTTGCGATCGACGGGATTTTCGCTGTCTCGAGACCTATTGGCACCTATTGGCATATCATCACTGAGAGATGACGCCTAGTCTTCATGTCACAACCTCTTGAGCTCTTGCACTGACCAACAGCCGTCATCATTATCAACCCGGCCCGGAATCCAGTGTATATGTTGCGACGACAACCAGACACTGCGCTCCGACTTTGGCTCGAGACAGGGTCCAACAGGTTCCGAGATAGTTGACTGCCCCAATGTCACTTTGAAGTCTGAACGCGCCCGAGTCCCCGACGTCTTGACTCGAGTGACGCTTCTGTGATGCAATGAAAAGACCCGCTGATATTGAAACTGGCGCCAGCTAGTCGGTAATCGTGAGTCCGCCAAAAACGGATCCCCCCATCCAAACATGTCACACCGTCGACGCCGTTGGCGTTGGGGATGGAAGGAAACCACGCTATCTTTGCGGAACCGCAATTGCAAAACTTTATCCCCTGCCCGCATTCCGCGCCGTTCTCGGGCGGGCCCACTTCACTTCAGTCCGGGCTTCGGGTCAGCGGTACCTGTAACTTGTAAGCTGAACACTGTCCTTCGAGGAGTCGAGGCTCAAGGAAGCACAACGTAGCAACAGTCTCGAATGCTCGCGTGCTCAATGCTCGACATCGCAAATATGTGAGTCTGCCTGTTCCGAGAATTTGTCGTGCTGCCCATCGTTGATTGGGCTACTCTCAGCATCTCCAAACAACATTCAGCCCTGTTCGGAAAGCGGACTGGTCTCGTCAACTCTAGACAAT
Proteins encoded in this region:
- a CDS encoding fungal specific transcription factor domain-containing protein, which codes for MPGILPMKVIKVGTSSQSRIAQACDRCRSKKIRCDGIRPTCSQCSNVGFECRTSDKLSRRAFPRGYTESLEERVRQLETEVRELKDLLDEKDEKIDMLSRMHGNHSHTTMRSPSVATSAQSPASTSDGRKDAGAPAKEDTFRVQASPLLLGVENSDSYFMGPSSGRAFIEAFKRKMQENGKSCSDFNPEAFLHIQGCHPLTPKTPDQSLKVPPRLFSDRCVNVYFQEWAPLFPVLHKPTFLHIYEEFVSDPEKVKNNHKIAQLYLVFGIAALGSDQPDLEQIAACEQQWQRAVEAVLMENTMVTLQCLELALLYCIVRADYKRLQHYKGIAVGLSHRLGLHQSQKRFSFGALTIETRKKVFWTLYTLDCFSGAILGLPKLLKEDEIHTEYPSDTDDEYVTEKGFQPTLPGEYTRLSSALALFRCCRILAKVMEKNYPAATSHELSLQSMSAMEAELDEWNESLPTHLKLTFKQDKPSTDVTGSRSPLLALAYYYTKILIYRPAVGSSLGRKAAPALISIGESSKHVVQIVQLLEERSMTFSFCLNKTDTLVLCGMTLMYQSFELKPESKMLKDVERLVNSVLHILTKAKAPGSFDLKRVAGLLIRLDEQNLPTPPQEPPEASASMPAPQRASPPAPAVKKKSPQRTLGRLPSAAASESDLIQQQEKMRRMTMPSIQNRPELYRSRSKPSFDNLQQQQQDVPARRDQRLSMSQIASRIRTSSKQNLDYLSLNSTPNGSSPPSPTTARLHQHILAAAHQSLYAQQQQQQQHQPQQPQKVSGVSSSEWEALLGSMDGGLNNVYDAIYGGGGGAIPNMGETPASSSTGLDSWSPDSWDLANFNIGDFGTNPAPPQSVLSVSEESLSSGEDLATSDLNLSVSSLEYRNALLASCSGNGNNGGLFLDGLDGNYGL